From one Triticum urartu cultivar G1812 chromosome 3, Tu2.1, whole genome shotgun sequence genomic stretch:
- the LOC125545255 gene encoding photosystem II reaction center PSB28 protein, chloroplastic-like, which yields MPAVMKALAAASPVSAPPSPRRSVAGSSGAPCQSLHSSFRGISLRCRPRKPAHRSPPLRSSRAAAQVVAMKPAIQFIQGTDEQTIPDVRLTKSRDGTNGVAIFEFDQPSVFDSSAELGDITGFYMIDEEGMLQTVDVSAKFVNGKPARVEAKYVMRTAGDWDRFMRFMERYSQANGLQFVKN from the exons ATGCCCGCAGTGATGAAAGctctcgccgccgcctcgccggtcTCGGCGCCGCCTTCGCCCCGTCGGAGCGTCGCAG GCTCGTCAGGTGCGCCGTGTCAAAGCCTGCACTCCTCATTCCGCGGCATCTCCCTGCGGTGCCGTCCCAGGAAACCGGCCCACCGCTCGCCGCCGCTACGCAGCTCCCGGGCGGCGGCGCAGGTGGTGGCGATGAAGCCGGCGATCCAGTTCATCCAGGGCACGGACGAGCAGACGATCCCGGACGTGCGGCTGACCAAGTCCCGCGACGGCACCAACGGGGTGGCCATCTTCGAGTTCGACCAGCCGTCGGTGTTCGACTCGTCGGCGGAGCTCGGGGATATCACGGGGTTCTACATGATCGACGAGGAGGGCATGCTGCAGACGGTGGACGTGAGCGCCAAGTTCGTCAACGGGAAGCCGGCCAGGGTGGAGGCCAAGTACGTGATGCGCACGGCCGGGGACTGGGACCGGTTCATGAGGTTCATGGAGAGGTACTCGCAGGCCAACGGCCTCCAGTTCGTCAAGAATTAA